AAACTGTGGTTTCTTGGTCTCCCTTACAGCCTGCAATGACCTCTCAGATGGACACCTGTTAAAAGAAATGTACAGAGAACCAACACACAGAAATAGCATTACAAGTGTTCAGGTTTGCATGAGCTGGTCTCCAAAGACCTGACAATCTCcagatggatggacggacgatATGAATACTGTGATGTCAGGAAAAATGAGAAGTGCATCAAATGAACTAAGGCCAAAGTATCAGTCACAGGCCCATTCAAGTGAACAGATGATTTCCAGCATTTATGCTTGAGCCATTTTACCTTGGAAAGTCTACATCGTGATATGTTGCGGTTCTGAACATTAACTACTGTTTTGTTGATTTGATACATTTTAGAGCAGCGATTAAATGAAATTTAAATCAAATGGGCAACAATCTAAAAGCCCAATAACGAGTTGTGTAACATAGTAAATGTGTAGCCAAGTAACGTGAATGGAAAACAATTTGACAGACGTGTATTTTTGTCAACAGAAACCACAGCGCAATTTTCAATTCATGTAATTCGGCATTCACCACACACAAATTTGACAAGTTGCATCCAAACTCAAACTTCCAAGTAAGTATGCCTTCAAATTAAGTTGTCAACCTGCAACCTCAACCTGTCCAGGAAACCAACAACAAGCGCCAAGATTTCTGTTGCCAAAAAAATCCACTGTCTGCTGTGCCAAGGCTACATCTAAGGCTCCAAGGTTTTATCGATGCACCATTTATACTGCCGTTTTGTTCCATAATCCACATGGAATTATAAATCTCCATTAAAACTGAATATATCTTAATTTAGCAAGTCTCCATACTACAAGACAACTTAACTCCTAGAACTAGGAAGTTGGGTTCGGAACCATAAAAAaggtcaaaatgatatttgcaGAGAATTTGGAGAGAACCAATTTGTAGTTTTTATTGTATTACATGTTTAACTTCCAAAATTTGAAATGGCACAAAACACAGCCATAGAAAGGTGAGAGAACGTTACAATTATCACCACTTACGACACGAGTCACAGAGCATGATACACCTGGATAAGAAATAATACATGGATGAGCGCTAACTGGATCACAGAAGGTGGtccaacaattttttttatactactctaaatacaaaataaaacgaAAAACTACCTAAACTTGCCATAAAATGTATAAGTCTTCAGGCTAAAATGCAGGAACACTTTCAACTTAAATACAATAATGATTCAAGGTATTCAGAGAATCTCTACACAAAAGCGCTGCTTTGAGAATGACACTAAACTTTTAAAAACGAGGCTTCTTGGCCGGCCCATCAAACTCCTCACGGACCCTGCCAAACCCTTGGTTATTGGGGCCCATTCCCCTAGGACCACCTTGGGGGAAACGCTCATTGCGCTGTGTGGATCAAAGTTAAAAGCAACAATAGCCGTTTGGAAGGTAGGAGGGATGAGGCAATAGGCCAGTGCAATGGCACACAGTTCAAGTCCATATGCCCCCATATGCAGGGGAGAGGTGTAAGGGGGTGTAGATATAAATAGTTGGAGCGTAAAGAGATTTTACAAAAAAAGTAACCAGCCGGAGACACATCCGTAGGTAACGTTCGTTGAAATAGTTCCAATATGAAGATCCACGGGTGCCACAGGTAACATACGGAGAAGGAAGAAAGGGTAATGTTTTCGTTAGTCAGTGCCTGTCCTAGACTGGTGATGCATGCTAATGGCTGAGCTAACCTACACCACCAGTGGCATTTTTTTCCAAGCCACTACTTGCACACACGAGTGCCCTAATATTTGGGATTGTACAGGCCTACTGATTCCAATATTCCCCAGTACATAACTTACTATTAGTACTTAACACTGGGTTGATTACAAACTATGAGTGGACAATGTTTTATGCACCAGTTCTCCAAAACTGTTGTGCCAAAGGAATTGGTCCAATATATGGATACCTGCCTTACTCTTGTTGTCGGGTATGCCTCTATTTTTGTTGCACATGAACAGGTTCAACTTGGTGCCTGAACATTCTATAAAACGTATTTAGTAGGTCAGTAAAGCAGTCTGTATGATTATTTTCTGGGGCATAGTTTATGTCTGGTTTAAGACTGGGCTGTTAACAAATGTAGCCAAGTTATAAGTTGTCGTTTTACCTTACTATAGCCTAATAAAAATATCACAATCAATTTATTCTTAGTGTGGAAATAAATTACTACTACAGATGTACATGTATTGGGTTGTTCCTGATCTTTCATACGCTAATTGATACTGTAGTGCAGAGACAGTGTCCACATATCCCATTCATCGTGTTCAAGTTTTAGGCTTAGCTACTAAGCtagttttattgtttattttacacattGTTACATCGacattttgtttgtgttgtaaTCCAAAAGTGGTCGTCACCAAGTAAGGATTTAGAACCCCAAATTATTCTGTCTTCCACTCAGCTAGTGCAACCAGCCCTTGGGGGCCTGACCAAATGGCACATCCAGGATATGTGAGCGGTTGTGTGTAATTTCATTTAACTTTGCTAGATGCGGGTTTAAAAATGTGGCATTACTGAGCAATATGAAATAAAACCATGTTTGAAAACATTCATCCAGTTATTATGGACCTTTttcctaaatgtaaatgttcctgATGTAAAGCTTGTTATAACATGTAAGACCATAGGGTTTGCCATTACAGCGTAGCCAAATGTTGACTAAGAACACAACTTTAGTCATATACCATAGTGGCACAACCCTGTAGAAGCTGTAGGAAATCCATTAAGTTCTCGATCACAAGTTATAGAAATGCAAACTACCAAGTGTCCACTTGCATATCATGCATACGCTAAATAGCCAACATGGCCCCTTAAGAATCATTGATTTTCAATAAACTTACATCAGAAACCGGCAAAAACAGATTCTGAAGACAcaggtaaaaaacaaaaacggaCCTTTATGCATGGACCAAAgtaccaaaaaaaagaaaagaaatcaacactaattttaaaaaaaagttgccTTGTGGCTTAACGGTTTTGTTCACTGCTTGCTTCTGCAATCCAATGACATCTACAATAGCCTACCTTTTTACATCCTAGCAATGGCTGAAACGGGGCATGTGCACCCCAGTGTACATCCAAGTATGCAAACCTGTCAAAAGGCCATGCCTGCCTCCATCCCTCAGTTCATGACCATAGCAGTCAGCAACTTCCACCAAATGTTTCActgattagtttttttttttttttttaagaattatGCTTAAAAGAAGTCAACCAGCACTAAACCACTTCAACTGAATTGCTTGTCTCCAAAAACATGGCTGGGCAAACATGACAACTACGTAGCTGATCCATGCCACAGCGAAAGCAGGATGTTCTCAAACTCATCGCACTGCCGCCCACGCAAACATTCACAGGGTTCTTCCCATGCCACATGATTCCACTCATGTTGGGTAGCTAAAGTTTACTGGCTTGGTATGGTTAAGTGGTGTGACCACTAAATAGTAGCAACCCATTCCCCACAAAAAACATAAGAAAAATGCTGCCCGTTCACATCTCGTTGCTGAGAAAACGTGCCTGTCAGGCTCACACAAGACAGGGCTTGCAATGGAGGTCTGTTACACGTGAATCACAGAGTTCTGGGGATGGTCGCAATTTATTAGGTTTAGTGCAGGTTGACTCTTTTCAGACAAAGACGACATAATGTGAATGGAGGAATTGAGGGGGCAAGCTGTTGGTGGCTACTCATTGAGTGCAGAGTTTGATTTATCCCCAAGATAAATCAGGAAGACAAACACCTTTCATTCCTAAATAAGTTTCCTGAGTGAAAAGTGAGATAGGTCAGACACAGGCTTGAGTCAAGCCTCTCACATATCTTCAGTTGCCACTCTCACAATTGGTGCTACACCGGCAGCATAGACTAGGCCGAACACCGAACACTGTTCTCTTAGTGAGGATACATTACCATTTCGTTCCCCATGGCACCTCCTGCAGGGCCGCCCCTGCCCTGATGTCCCTCGAAGCCCATCCCACCCATTGGGAACTTTTGGTTAGGGCTGCCAAAAGGAATTTCTAATAGGGACAAAAGGACtaaatgtcaacacacacaaaaataaagtgTCAGGCATGCCCTTATGGGGCTATGTCATCAGAACTCTCAATATGTGTCAAGGTGTAGAAATAAAATAAccaatattttatttattattgatgATTTCATATTTAAGTTCATTCCAGATATTGAGCACAATTGGTTTGCAAAGGAAACTAATTGGAAATGACAAACTAACCTGGCATGCCGCCCATGGCTCCACCAGCATtcatcctcatctctctctccctctgtgacaGAAAAAACATCAGAATATACACAATGGCCAACCAAGGCTTTACAGTATTGGTTAGGTAGATCTAAGGTCAACAGAGCTCTGCATTAAAGTGGGGCATGGTTAATCACCCGTGGTGGCTTCACAGTATTAGAAGTTCTGGAATCAAAGTACAAGTACCGTTTTTTTAAGCACTGCAGCACTTTTGCTTACGTTTTATTGCGATGCCAGGCTACCTGCACTTACATTGTCCATGAAGTTTCCCATTCTGTAGTTCTCCTCTCGCTGGCGTCTCAtctgctcctccatctccctctggcGAAGCATCTCCTCCTCTCGCCTGCGACGCTCCTCTTCTTGTCTGCAATCCAACACAAAATATTTCACCAACTAGATAGTGTTCATTGGTAACAAAATGTCTTActtgcaataaaaaaataaaaataaaaagaggGACTGTAAAAGTGTTTTAATTAGTATAACAGGAAATTTGCCATGTGAATGGCAGTGGGGTAGGAACCAACCTGATCTgcatctctttccttttctgcaTCTCCTGACTGTGCATTTCCTCCATGCGGCGAAGCTCCTCCTGACGCCGAAGCAGGTCTGGGTAAACAAGGAAAAACAAGTCAGCCACATCAAACACCAACCAAAACATTTATCCTAAAATAATAATAGCAGTAATAATAGACAGGACTCTGAGGAGGCATACTACACTTGCCTTGGCGGAGCATGTTAGCCTGGTGCTCATGGAAGGCAtcgtccatctctccctccagcttctCCCTGGCCTCTCTTATATTTTTCTCcacctgctgtctctgctgctTCTCCATCTCATCCAGGGACTTCCAGCGTTTCGAGTACTCAAACTCGAATGTGCCAGGCCGGGCAAAGCGAGgcggctcctctctctctctgaagagtGAGCAACAGGGGTGGGTGATGTAAAATGTACTTGGAAATGTTTGTCtttaatttaaacatttgcaaacaaaatacaaatagtaTCTTTATAAATAGTATTTCTGAAAGAAAATCTTGAGGATTTATCAGTGTTTTGAGTTAATTAATTCAACAGCCAAATTGATTTGACAGCTGTGAAATgaaccacccctcccccacatcaCATCCTCCCCCATCACATCTCAGATCTGCTGAGCACCACAGTGTGATTTAGGTATTTAGCATCATAAAGAGAAGCCAAGCAACATTCAATACTGATCAAACATTTCCAGTGTGAAGTCAATCCACCATCAAATAGGGGTGGTGCaattaaaacaaatacattagTTAGCCATGTAAAGCAGTCAATGTTGTGGTAAAGACCATGCCATACTTTTGATAATTGGGGTTCTTTTGTGCCAGTTTCTCAGGTAggccatcttcatcatcatactGTTCAAGAGGCTCCACAACAATTGGACGAGGTGACCTGAGCAGATTGAAAGATATATAAATTAATCAGTATGATGCATAATGTAGTTAAAATAGGATGGACAGTCATGTACTTTATTCTTACGTGGTAAGCAAAAAAATTCCGTCACTGCAGCGGTCCAGGGCCTTGCGGGCTGCGGGTTTTGAAGCAAACTCAACGATGCCCTTGCCAGAAGAACGACCACGGTCATCTACAATAACCACTGCTCTCTCAACCAATCCGAACTGAGAAAAGGCCTCTTCAAGGAGTTCGTTGGAAACATATGGTGATAGGTTCTTCACGGACAGAGCAGCAGGGTGTGTTGCAAAGCGCACACGAAGCTGACGGCCCCTCATGGGGACATCATCCAGTTCAGCTTTTGCTATCTCTGCCAATGCACGGGACtcctaaaacaaatattttgagTTACTTTCCATTGTTATGTGCAAGTTACTTACTTAGAGCTATTCAAGGGGCACTCAACATTGAATTGTGATCTTACCAGCCGGATGAAACCAAATCCTTTGCTTTTGTTGAGGAATATCTCACTGGGCTCCCCATATTTAGCAAACAACTTCTTGAATTCATCGTCTGAGATATCGTTGGTCAGATTTCCGATGAAAAGTCGGCAACGTTGTGTGTAGGTTTTCTCACCAGGTTTCAACAGTAAGGATAACGTAGCTTTGAACTCCTGTAGATAAAGAAACGGGATAATAGTCAGCTCAATATTGTTGTTTCGTTAGCCAGCCAGCAAGCAAAAACTCTCCCACCATAACGAGAATAAATGAATCAACAAATAAAAATGCCAATCCAGTTAGTGTGGCAATGCTAAGGCTCAATAAATCTAGCGACAAAGGGAGTTGGATGTTAAGCTAGCCAGCTACCCACCCTCTGATAGCTACTGTGCGCATTTGAAGCCACATGCTAGCTTGGAAAGAACGTAGCTGGCTAACAAAATGGCGGATAGGCCTCATTTCCATGCCATAGCAAGAACCGAACACCAACGCTTGCTCAAATTAGTTAGCCAATTGTAGCTGTAGCTGCATTGTTCACGCGATTCACGAcgacaaatcttttttttttttacacctaTCTAAATGCGTCCAAACCATCTATAAACATGTGTGCAATACATTTAATCGTTTACATCTAGCTCATAATAGACACCAGTTTAATACCATTATTTGATTTAGGCTAGCCTTAGCTCTACCTTGGGTGCACTGGTTTCTTCAACTCTGTCCATCTTCCgtttttgaggttcttgcttgGACCTAACCGTCGATGGTGATGCTTTCTGACCGTTTCCAACTCCTGGTTTTTGCAGATTCTTGTTCATTTGGTTAGGTTGTGGTGATGGGATTACAGGCTTCGGCGGGGGCGACGATAATACAGGTTTAGGTGGAGGAGACTGCATCTTTGGTGGTGGCGCAGCGGCCTGCTGTTGCTGTACGGCAGCGGCCTGTTGTTGCTGTGTGGCAGCGGATTGTTGCTGTgcggcctgctgctgctgttgtgctgCAGCGGCCTGCTGCTGTATCTGTGCCGGGCCTTTCATGGTTAGCGCAGGGCCAGGGGTCGGGGGTGGCCGATTCAGTTGCTGAGCCAGACTTGGAGGTTGCTGTGGCTTCTGGTGGGTTAACTGCGGAACCTGGTTGGGTGGCTTTCCAAAGTTATTTCCAAGCTGTGGTCCACGGTTTTGAAATGGGAGCTGATTTTGATTTCTGAAGTTCGGGTTGCCCATTCCACCTCGCATAGCCCCAGGTCCAAGGCCGTTGCCTCGTCCGCCTCTTTGAAATCCTCCACCGCCACGATTTCTGTTAAACCTGTCCCTAGACATGTCGTTTGAGTACTGTTACAGCTTAAAGTATGTGTCAATAATGTATCTACGTCTTCTAACGCAATATTTCTATTGTCCAAAGGACCTGCCTCTTCTCCCACAAGATGGCGATTGAGTTTTTGATTTGGATGCTCTACGTGATTTGGCCGAAGGGGGAGGAACG
This genomic window from Hypomesus transpacificus isolate Combined female chromosome 4, fHypTra1, whole genome shotgun sequence contains:
- the sfpq gene encoding splicing factor, proline- and glutamine-rich isoform X2; the encoded protein is MSRDRFNRNRGGGGFQRGGRGNGLGPGAMRGGMGNPNFRNQNQLPFQNRGPQLGNNFGKPPNQVPQLTHQKPQQPPSLAQQLNRPPPTPGPALTMKGPAQIQQQAAAAQQQQQAAQQQSAATQQQQAAAVQQQQAAAPPPKMQSPPPKPVLSSPPPKPVIPSPQPNQMNKNLQKPGVGNGQKASPSTVRSKQEPQKRKMDRVEETSAPKEFKATLSLLLKPGEKTYTQRCRLFIGNLTNDISDDEFKKLFAKYGEPSEIFLNKSKGFGFIRLESRALAEIAKAELDDVPMRGRQLRVRFATHPAALSVKNLSPYVSNELLEEAFSQFGLVERAVVIVDDRGRSSGKGIVEFASKPAARKALDRCSDGIFLLTTSPRPIVVEPLEQYDDEDGLPEKLAQKNPNYQKEREEPPRFARPGTFEFEYSKRWKSLDEMEKQQRQQVEKNIREAREKLEGEMDDAFHEHQANMLRQDLLRRQEELRRMEEMHSQEMQKRKEMQIRQEEERRRREEEMLRQREMEEQMRRQREENYRMGNFMDNREREMRMNAGGAMGGMPEIPFGSPNQKFPMGGMGFEGHQGRGGPAGGAMGNEMETQVIEGG
- the sfpq gene encoding splicing factor, proline- and glutamine-rich isoform X1 — its product is MSRDRFNRNRGGGGFQRGGRGNGLGPGAMRGGMGNPNFRNQNQLPFQNRGPQLGNNFGKPPNQVPQLTHQKPQQPPSLAQQLNRPPPTPGPALTMKGPAQIQQQAAAAQQQQQAAQQQSAATQQQQAAAVQQQQAAAPPPKMQSPPPKPVLSSPPPKPVIPSPQPNQMNKNLQKPGVGNGQKASPSTVRSKQEPQKRKMDRVEETSAPKEFKATLSLLLKPGEKTYTQRCRLFIGNLTNDISDDEFKKLFAKYGEPSEIFLNKSKGFGFIRLESRALAEIAKAELDDVPMRGRQLRVRFATHPAALSVKNLSPYVSNELLEEAFSQFGLVERAVVIVDDRGRSSGKGIVEFASKPAARKALDRCSDGIFLLTTSPRPIVVEPLEQYDDEDGLPEKLAQKNPNYQKEREEPPRFARPGTFEFEYSKRWKSLDEMEKQQRQQVEKNIREAREKLEGEMDDAFHEHQANMLRQDLLRRQEELRRMEEMHSQEMQKRKEMQIRQEEERRRREEEMLRQREMEEQMRRQREENYRMGNFMDNREREMRMNAGGAMGGMPEIPFGSPNQKFPMGGMGFEGHQGRGGPAGGAMGNEMRNERFPQGGPRGMGPNNQGFGRVREEFDGPAKKPRF